In Ensifer adhaerens, a single window of DNA contains:
- a CDS encoding type II toxin-antitoxin system VapC family toxin, whose product MTIFVLDASTAAAWLLPEEYSEAAERLIAGMSSPCPVPNLFWHETRSILISAERRQRIAPGQALNAMARLRRLPLEDTGAGQDGSVLELASAHGLSAYDAAYLDVAVRQSLPLATLDRKLAGAARAERIQVLGPFENEH is encoded by the coding sequence TTGACCATCTTTGTCCTCGACGCATCGACCGCTGCTGCCTGGCTGTTGCCGGAGGAATACAGCGAGGCGGCCGAGCGACTCATCGCCGGCATGTCCAGCCCTTGCCCGGTACCCAACCTGTTCTGGCACGAGACGCGCAGCATATTAATCAGCGCTGAGCGGCGACAGAGGATCGCCCCCGGCCAGGCGCTGAACGCGATGGCCCGGCTCCGCCGGCTGCCTCTTGAGGACACCGGCGCCGGTCAGGACGGTTCGGTGCTCGAACTCGCAAGCGCGCACGGCCTGAGCGCCTACGACGCCGCCTATCTCGACGTTGCAGTCCGTCAATCCCTGCCGCTCGCCACCCTTGACCGTAAGCTCGCCGGCGCGGCCCGCGCCGAGAGGATTCAGGTGCTGGGGCCTTTCGAGAATGAGCATTGA
- a CDS encoding M24 family metallopeptidase, which yields MSAIKIPQRGFSPKEFESRIERARQIMHKHKFDALLVSSPPNVRYFTGLDSQFWESPTRPWFVVVPLEGDPVAVIPEIGAVEMALTWMRDIRTWQAPNPEDDGISLLRSTIEAFPRRYGRVGAELGREMAIRMPITDLLKLRNTLAVEIADGSPCIWEIRMVKTPAEIEHIQYICQIASDAYEALPCSISIGESEREIARKLRIDIARRGADSTPFMPAIAGLGGVPQIICGPHDRLVQEGDVLFIDTGSTFDGYFCDFDRNFAIGNISDDAKRVHDALWLATEAGIAAAVPGAKTDDVFRAMAKIIEEAGAVGNNVGRLGHGLGMQLTEPPSHRLGDGTVILENMVLTIEPGMEYAPGKMIVHEENIAITRDGPLLLTKRAPREMPTIR from the coding sequence GTGAGCGCCATTAAAATCCCGCAGCGCGGCTTTTCACCGAAGGAATTCGAAAGCCGTATAGAGCGCGCCAGGCAGATCATGCACAAGCACAAGTTTGACGCTCTGCTCGTTTCATCGCCGCCGAACGTCCGCTACTTCACAGGCTTGGACTCCCAGTTCTGGGAGAGCCCGACGAGGCCATGGTTCGTGGTCGTTCCGCTCGAAGGCGACCCGGTGGCAGTGATCCCGGAGATTGGCGCAGTCGAGATGGCGTTGACGTGGATGAGGGACATCCGCACCTGGCAGGCTCCAAATCCTGAAGACGACGGCATCTCCCTTTTGAGGTCCACGATCGAAGCTTTCCCGAGGCGGTACGGACGTGTCGGCGCGGAACTCGGGCGGGAGATGGCGATCCGAATGCCTATCACCGATCTGCTGAAGTTGCGAAACACTCTCGCAGTCGAGATCGCCGATGGCTCGCCTTGCATCTGGGAAATCCGTATGGTCAAGACACCGGCGGAAATCGAGCACATCCAGTACATATGCCAGATTGCGAGCGACGCCTACGAGGCGCTGCCGTGCAGCATTTCGATCGGCGAAAGCGAACGGGAAATCGCCCGTAAGCTGAGGATCGACATCGCCAGGCGCGGCGCCGATTCCACGCCGTTCATGCCAGCCATCGCCGGCCTCGGCGGCGTACCGCAGATCATATGCGGCCCTCACGACCGCCTTGTCCAGGAGGGCGACGTTCTCTTTATCGACACTGGCTCGACCTTCGACGGGTACTTCTGCGATTTCGACCGGAATTTTGCGATCGGGAACATCTCCGACGACGCCAAACGTGTGCACGACGCGCTTTGGCTCGCGACGGAAGCTGGTATCGCGGCAGCGGTCCCAGGCGCCAAGACCGATGACGTATTTCGCGCGATGGCCAAAATCATCGAGGAGGCGGGAGCCGTCGGCAACAACGTTGGTCGCCTGGGCCACGGACTGGGTATGCAGTTAACGGAACCGCCGTCGCATAGGCTCGGGGACGGTACGGTGATCCTAGAAAACATGGTGCTCACGATTGAACCCGGCATGGAATATGCGCCAGGCAAGATGATCGTCCACGAGGAAAACATCGCCATCACCAGGGATGGGCCGCTACTTCTTACCAAGCGCGCGCCCCGCGAAATGCCCACGATCCGCTGA
- a CDS encoding branched-chain amino acid ABC transporter substrate-binding protein: MRKFVLAASLLATTISSSAWADTIIGWAGPVTGGSAGVGEQNLNGVKQAVEDINAAGGILGEKVVLQIEDDAGDPKQAVSVANHLAAAGAQFVVGHQNSGASIPASDVYLENGMFQITPASTNPSLTERGLWNTFRTCGRDDQQGTVAGNYLTKAFTGKKVFLVHDKTPYGQGLVEEVKKAINGGGLAEAGFEGVTVGDKDFSALIAKIKESKADVVYFGGIYTEAGLILRQLRDQGSKIPMIGGDAMFSTEFSAIAGPGADGTLITFGPDPRNNPAAADVVKRFDEKKIDPEGFTLYGYAAMQVIAAGINAAGKADAQAVADKLHSGVVISTVIGPLSYNQKGDITRLDFVLYELKDGKFVERTAN, translated from the coding sequence GTGAGAAAATTCGTTTTAGCAGCCAGTCTTCTTGCAACAACAATCAGCTCGTCCGCTTGGGCCGACACGATCATCGGCTGGGCGGGACCGGTCACGGGCGGGAGCGCCGGCGTGGGAGAGCAAAACCTCAATGGCGTGAAGCAGGCCGTCGAGGACATCAATGCTGCCGGAGGTATCCTCGGTGAGAAGGTCGTTCTCCAAATCGAAGATGACGCTGGAGATCCGAAGCAGGCGGTATCCGTTGCAAATCACCTCGCTGCCGCTGGCGCTCAGTTCGTCGTAGGGCACCAGAATTCTGGCGCGTCCATTCCGGCGTCCGATGTCTACCTCGAGAACGGCATGTTCCAGATCACGCCGGCTTCGACAAACCCCAGCCTGACCGAACGTGGCCTCTGGAATACGTTCCGTACCTGCGGTCGCGACGACCAGCAGGGGACGGTCGCAGGCAACTATCTGACGAAAGCCTTTACCGGCAAGAAAGTGTTCCTCGTCCACGATAAGACGCCGTACGGCCAAGGGCTTGTCGAGGAGGTCAAGAAGGCCATCAATGGCGGAGGCCTTGCGGAGGCTGGCTTTGAAGGCGTTACCGTCGGCGACAAGGACTTCTCGGCTTTGATCGCAAAGATCAAGGAGTCCAAGGCCGATGTGGTCTACTTCGGCGGCATCTACACCGAGGCCGGGCTCATCCTGCGCCAACTGCGCGACCAAGGAAGCAAGATCCCGATGATCGGCGGTGACGCGATGTTCTCGACGGAGTTCTCGGCGATTGCCGGTCCTGGGGCAGACGGTACGCTTATCACGTTCGGTCCCGATCCTCGCAACAATCCTGCGGCTGCAGATGTGGTCAAGAGATTCGACGAAAAGAAGATCGATCCGGAAGGCTTCACGCTTTACGGCTACGCTGCAATGCAGGTCATTGCAGCCGGAATCAATGCGGCCGGTAAGGCGGATGCTCAGGCGGTGGCCGACAAGCTCCACAGCGGCGTAGTTATCAGTACGGTCATCGGGCCGCTCTCCTACAACCAGAAGGGTGATATCACCCGGCTGGACTTTGTCCTCTACGAACTGAAGGACGGTAAGTTCGTGGAACGCACTGCCAACTGA
- a CDS encoding diaminopropionate ammonia-lyase: MLLINRHPDHGAKLETIDAETLGLEAAAEVERFLKHRDGHRETPLVSLDQLARELGVGSIQMKDEGHRLGLGSFKALGGSYAVIRLVLEEAARQFGRDVDVTELLSPEVRAIARRITVSCATDGNHGRSVAQGAQLVGANCAIFVHSGVSNERIAAIARFGAQMIRVDGNYDDSVEEATSAAQQNGWLTVSDTSWPGYERIPGFVMQGYTALLSEAVRQMPTRPTHVFIQAGVGGIAAALAAYFSLAYGDERPFLTVVDPSRAACLYETAKAGEIVKVDHASSTMMAMLECYEPSLVAWRILSRVADAFMTVEDEDAIDVMQRLANPLPGDPAVVSGESGGVGLAALIKVAHDAELRTKLKLGPDSCVFLINTEGATDPDVYKQLVGLTPEEVASRNR, translated from the coding sequence ATGCTGTTAATCAACCGGCACCCGGACCATGGCGCGAAGCTTGAAACGATCGATGCAGAGACACTGGGCCTCGAAGCTGCTGCGGAAGTTGAACGTTTCCTGAAGCATCGTGACGGGCATCGCGAGACCCCTCTTGTGTCCCTTGATCAACTTGCACGAGAGCTGGGCGTCGGCAGCATCCAAATGAAAGACGAGGGGCATAGGCTCGGCCTCGGAAGCTTCAAAGCGCTTGGCGGGTCCTACGCGGTCATTCGGCTGGTCCTAGAGGAAGCCGCGCGTCAGTTCGGACGGGATGTGGACGTCACGGAGTTGCTTTCGCCGGAGGTGAGGGCGATTGCCAGACGTATTACCGTTTCCTGTGCGACGGATGGAAATCATGGGCGCTCTGTCGCTCAGGGCGCTCAGCTCGTTGGCGCGAATTGCGCAATCTTTGTGCATTCCGGCGTGAGCAATGAAAGGATTGCGGCGATCGCTCGCTTCGGAGCGCAGATGATCCGCGTTGATGGAAACTACGACGACTCCGTCGAAGAGGCCACGAGTGCAGCGCAGCAGAACGGCTGGCTGACGGTCTCGGATACCTCGTGGCCCGGCTACGAGCGCATTCCCGGATTCGTCATGCAGGGTTACACCGCGCTACTCAGCGAAGCGGTGCGTCAAATGCCTACGAGGCCGACCCATGTTTTCATTCAGGCGGGCGTCGGCGGCATTGCTGCGGCCCTCGCAGCATATTTCTCGCTCGCTTATGGCGACGAGCGACCTTTCCTGACGGTCGTTGATCCGTCGCGAGCAGCTTGCCTATACGAAACCGCTAAGGCCGGCGAAATCGTCAAGGTGGATCACGCATCGTCGACCATGATGGCCATGCTCGAGTGCTATGAGCCCTCTCTTGTCGCTTGGCGCATCCTATCCCGCGTTGCCGATGCGTTCATGACCGTTGAAGACGAGGACGCGATTGACGTGATGCAGCGCCTTGCCAACCCCTTGCCGGGCGACCCGGCTGTCGTGTCGGGCGAGAGTGGGGGTGTCGGCTTGGCCGCGCTAATCAAGGTCGCTCATGACGCGGAACTGCGCACCAAGCTGAAGCTTGGCCCGGATTCGTGTGTCTTCTTGATCAACACGGAAGGTGCGACCGATCCGGACGTCTACAAGCAGCTCGTCGGCCTGACCCCCGAAGAGGTCGCTAGCCGCAACCGATGA
- a CDS encoding Lrp/AsnC family transcriptional regulator encodes MSENSETVHVSLDRVDKSILQLLQQDNKMSQRKIAEMVNLSAPAVQRRIKRLEDTGVIQANIAIIDPTKIGQSITLFVQVAMESERIDLYEAAKRSFVAAPEVQQCYYVTGDADFMLVISVRSMSEYEALTKRLFFENNNVKHFRTFVAMDRVKVGMSIPIG; translated from the coding sequence ATGAGCGAAAATTCAGAAACCGTGCACGTATCACTCGACCGCGTCGACAAGTCGATTCTGCAGCTTCTTCAGCAAGACAATAAAATGTCCCAGCGAAAGATAGCGGAGATGGTCAACCTCTCTGCTCCTGCTGTTCAGCGTCGCATCAAAAGGTTAGAGGATACGGGAGTGATCCAGGCCAACATCGCGATCATTGATCCGACCAAGATCGGACAATCGATCACTTTGTTCGTGCAAGTAGCAATGGAGAGCGAACGAATAGACCTTTATGAGGCCGCCAAGCGCTCGTTTGTCGCGGCGCCTGAAGTTCAACAGTGCTACTATGTCACGGGAGACGCGGACTTCATGCTGGTAATCTCCGTCCGATCCATGAGCGAATACGAGGCTCTGACCAAAAGGCTCTTCTTCGAGAACAACAATGTGAAGCACTTTCGCACCTTCGTTGCCATGGACAGGGTGAAGGTTGGCATGTCGATCCCGATTGGCTAG
- a CDS encoding DJ-1/PfpI family protein — protein sequence MATYGHIQFPPESAAAPSVLAPISVEEHTATINAMRPPKRQRPVVAVIGQNEGAEITDFVVPYGVLARSGLADVIPVAPRDGAIKLTPALSVAADASTAEFDRRFPDGADYVIVPKIEDSADPQVVTWIQEQSAKGAIIVGICAGTKTLSAAGLFAGRRATAHWYDIAKLREDNPSMTWVQDRRYVVDGNVVTTTGVSASIPISLALVEAIGGRARATELAAELGATNWDARHDSSAFYLDRTDFWVQLRNSARIWAHEELGVPVSDGIDEISLALVADVYSRTRQSIAVSLAKDLAPVTTRSGLRLLPDYAIDDADLDIVLDPIDDAAPLKALDIALNEIKAHYDRETAAFIALQIEYAWPQPHEAVISD from the coding sequence GTGGCCACCTATGGTCACATCCAGTTCCCGCCAGAAAGCGCCGCCGCCCCGTCGGTTTTGGCGCCCATTTCGGTCGAGGAGCATACGGCCACCATCAACGCCATGCGGCCGCCTAAGCGCCAACGGCCGGTCGTCGCCGTCATCGGCCAGAACGAGGGTGCCGAGATCACCGACTTCGTTGTGCCTTATGGCGTCCTGGCTCGCTCCGGCCTTGCGGACGTGATTCCCGTGGCCCCGAGGGACGGGGCGATCAAGTTGACACCGGCACTTTCGGTCGCGGCCGACGCCTCGACCGCGGAATTCGATCGCCGATTTCCCGACGGCGCCGACTACGTGATCGTGCCGAAGATCGAAGACTCGGCAGATCCACAAGTGGTGACTTGGATCCAAGAGCAGTCCGCCAAGGGCGCGATCATCGTCGGAATCTGTGCGGGCACCAAGACGCTGTCCGCCGCGGGGCTGTTCGCCGGACGCAGAGCCACGGCCCACTGGTACGACATCGCCAAGCTGCGCGAGGACAACCCGTCGATGACCTGGGTGCAGGACCGCCGTTACGTGGTTGACGGGAACGTGGTTACGACGACCGGTGTCAGCGCGTCGATCCCAATCTCACTTGCGCTCGTCGAGGCAATCGGCGGTCGGGCGCGTGCCACCGAACTCGCCGCGGAACTTGGTGCGACAAACTGGGACGCCCGTCACGATAGCAGCGCGTTCTACCTCGACCGCACAGACTTCTGGGTCCAGCTGCGCAACAGCGCCCGGATCTGGGCGCATGAAGAACTCGGCGTTCCCGTCTCCGACGGCATCGACGAGATCTCGCTTGCGCTGGTCGCGGACGTCTATTCTAGGACCCGCCAGTCAATTGCTGTATCTCTGGCCAAGGATCTTGCGCCAGTGACGACGCGCTCGGGTTTACGGCTATTGCCTGACTACGCCATTGATGATGCCGATCTCGACATCGTTCTCGACCCGATCGATGACGCGGCCCCGTTGAAGGCGCTCGACATCGCGCTGAACGAGATCAAGGCGCATTACGACCGCGAAACCGCGGCCTTCATCGCCCTTCAGATCGAGTACGCGTGGCCTCAGCCTCACGAGGCGGTGATTTCAGATTGA
- a CDS encoding transporter substrate-binding domain-containing protein → MQCKIAARTVLLFGALTLVVGAAPTAGADNLKTITAGSLLVGSDQVYPPYDYVEDGVTKGFDAEVLAAIAPRLGVKVQFMDTRFANLIPGLQASRFDVIASAMYLTPARAKVVDYVAVAKTGGSLMVRAEDNFEPKKPEELCGKRVANLKGAAWVPELEKVSQSKCGSNPIDVKEFATSAEAAQALLSRGADVVFDDSGVSNAAVVASSGRLKITSTEILFPVVMGFAVKKGNDELLTRLQAAFAPLKSSDEYKAILAKYNLALPTDAEVSAALTESE, encoded by the coding sequence ATGCAGTGTAAGATCGCAGCGAGGACCGTCTTGTTGTTTGGCGCCCTAACGTTGGTAGTCGGTGCTGCTCCCACGGCGGGGGCTGACAATCTCAAGACGATCACCGCCGGGTCACTACTGGTCGGTTCGGATCAGGTCTATCCGCCATACGACTACGTCGAAGACGGCGTCACCAAAGGTTTCGATGCCGAGGTACTTGCCGCGATCGCGCCGAGGCTCGGCGTTAAAGTCCAGTTCATGGACACGCGCTTCGCGAATCTGATTCCGGGTCTTCAAGCGAGCCGCTTCGATGTGATCGCTTCAGCGATGTATTTAACGCCGGCCCGCGCCAAAGTGGTCGACTACGTCGCAGTTGCCAAGACAGGCGGCTCGTTGATGGTGCGCGCCGAAGACAACTTCGAACCCAAAAAGCCTGAAGAACTTTGCGGAAAGCGGGTGGCGAACCTGAAGGGCGCGGCTTGGGTGCCTGAACTTGAGAAGGTTTCGCAATCGAAATGCGGTTCCAACCCCATCGACGTCAAGGAGTTCGCCACCTCCGCCGAGGCCGCACAGGCCCTTCTCTCCCGCGGTGCTGACGTGGTCTTCGATGACTCTGGCGTGTCAAACGCTGCGGTGGTGGCCTCCAGCGGTCGACTGAAGATCACGTCGACTGAAATCCTCTTTCCGGTTGTCATGGGGTTCGCAGTGAAGAAGGGCAATGACGAACTCCTTACACGTCTCCAAGCGGCGTTCGCTCCTCTAAAGTCGAGCGACGAGTACAAGGCGATCCTTGCAAAATATAATCTCGCCCTGCCTACGGACGCCGAAGTTTCCGCCGCGCTGACAGAAAGCGAATAA
- the cueR gene encoding Cu(I)-responsive transcriptional regulator, with protein sequence MNIGEASKATGLSVKMIRYYESIGLIPPAPRTLSGYRVYRGRDLSTLRFIRKARDLGFLVEHIQRLINLWQNDRRASADARDIALEQVRELETRIAEMQAILGNVRRLVKSCSGNEHPVCPIIDHMASGEPNVTKTTTTPRFDGVATLSSTMKRRAAPTTTFTAQRLRA encoded by the coding sequence ATGAACATTGGTGAAGCGTCAAAAGCGACAGGCCTGTCGGTCAAAATGATTCGGTACTATGAGAGCATCGGTCTTATCCCGCCCGCACCTCGAACGCTGTCCGGTTACCGCGTCTATCGCGGGAGAGATCTCAGCACGCTTCGGTTCATCCGGAAGGCACGAGACCTTGGGTTTTTGGTCGAACACATCCAGCGGCTCATCAATCTCTGGCAGAATGACCGCCGGGCAAGCGCGGATGCCAGGGACATCGCGCTTGAGCAGGTGCGAGAGCTGGAGACCAGAATTGCCGAAATGCAGGCGATACTCGGTAATGTGCGGCGGCTGGTAAAGTCCTGTTCGGGCAATGAGCATCCGGTTTGTCCGATCATCGATCACATGGCTTCCGGCGAACCCAACGTGACGAAAACAACCACTACGCCCCGTTTCGATGGCGTAGCGACGTTATCCAGCACCATGAAGAGGCGAGCGGCGCCCACAACCACATTTACAGCCCAAAGGCTGCGGGCCTGA
- a CDS encoding recombinase family protein has protein sequence MAKRQTVNGHQSPKRLIGYARVSTEDQVHDAQIDELRAAGCDRIYQEHGSGASRARPVLTKLLGELTAGDVLVVVRLDRLARSVSHLLQVIEDLEERGVHFRSIRDPIDTSTPQGMFSLQVLGAVAQLERALIAERTKAGIKAAKARGRLPGNPGLRERRPEAIKAVSKAREKLYLDELIASAQTWLPLVRQLRPQHSWDNVVRVLNRRGHNWTVERLRRAIHRLVREKLAEKELLARSPRRAPEDHLMKLVAAIAIADPELSLRDIAAQLDQMGERPVRGGRKWQPSSVRDLLDEAHRFGLIRR, from the coding sequence ATGGCGAAGCGACAAACAGTTAACGGCCACCAGTCTCCAAAGCGGCTGATCGGCTACGCCCGCGTTTCGACAGAGGACCAGGTCCACGACGCCCAGATCGACGAGCTGCGCGCCGCCGGCTGCGATCGGATCTACCAGGAGCACGGCTCCGGGGCATCGCGCGCTCGCCCCGTCTTGACCAAATTGCTTGGCGAGCTCACCGCAGGAGACGTCCTCGTCGTCGTCCGCCTCGATCGGCTGGCCCGGTCGGTCAGCCACCTGTTGCAGGTGATCGAGGATCTTGAAGAGCGCGGCGTGCATTTCCGGTCGATCCGCGATCCGATCGACACCTCGACCCCCCAGGGCATGTTTTCCCTTCAGGTTCTTGGTGCGGTCGCGCAGCTCGAGAGAGCGCTGATTGCCGAACGCACGAAGGCCGGCATCAAGGCGGCGAAGGCGCGCGGCAGGCTTCCTGGAAACCCCGGCCTGCGCGAACGGCGCCCGGAGGCGATCAAAGCAGTCTCAAAAGCACGCGAAAAGCTCTATCTCGATGAGCTCATTGCGTCCGCGCAGACATGGTTGCCGTTGGTGCGGCAACTGCGGCCTCAGCACAGTTGGGACAATGTCGTGCGCGTGCTCAATCGCCGCGGCCACAACTGGACCGTCGAGCGCCTGCGTCGCGCCATTCATCGCCTGGTCCGCGAAAAGCTCGCGGAAAAAGAACTCCTGGCCCGCTCCCCTCGCCGCGCCCCCGAGGACCATCTGATGAAACTGGTGGCGGCGATCGCCATTGCTGATCCCGAGCTGTCGCTTCGCGACATTGCCGCGCAACTGGACCAGATGGGCGAACGGCCTGTACGCGGCGGCAGGAAATGGCAGCCCTCCTCTGTCCGCGACCTGCTGGACGAAGCCCACCGCTTTGGCCTTATCCGTCGCTGA
- a CDS encoding site-specific integrase, with translation MSIDLTASQTEQRAEELDALDAILPFDRRDQLAALLTDEDVATLKHLASEGMGDNTLRALASDLGYLEAWCQLATGTPLPWPAAESLMLKFVAHHLWDPTKRAEDPSHGMPVEVEAGLRSQRLLRANGPHAPETVRRRLTSWSILTRWRGLTGAFDGPSLKSALRLAVRASARPRQRKSREAVTGEILAKLLQACSGESTVDLRDRALLLTAFASGGRRRSEVATLRVEDLTDEGPVQADPADPGSAPLPCLSIRLGRTKTTTNDDDDQVFLIGRPVQALKGWLEQAGIKNGPVFRRIDQWGNIDRRALTPQSVNLILKGRCRQAGLNPTLFSAHGLRSGYLTEAANRGVPLPEAMQQSQHKSVTQAARYYNNAERKKGRAARVFV, from the coding sequence ATGAGCATTGACCTTACAGCGTCGCAAACAGAGCAGCGCGCCGAAGAACTCGACGCCCTGGACGCCATCCTGCCCTTCGATCGGCGCGATCAGCTTGCAGCCCTGCTGACCGACGAAGACGTCGCGACGCTGAAGCATCTCGCCAGCGAGGGCATGGGCGACAACACGCTCAGGGCGCTGGCGTCTGACCTCGGCTATCTCGAGGCCTGGTGCCAGCTCGCCACGGGCACTCCCCTGCCCTGGCCAGCGGCGGAGAGCCTGATGCTGAAATTCGTCGCCCACCATCTCTGGGATCCCACCAAGCGGGCCGAGGATCCAAGCCACGGCATGCCGGTTGAGGTGGAAGCCGGCCTGCGCTCACAGCGTCTGTTGCGCGCCAACGGGCCGCACGCGCCCGAGACCGTGCGGCGGCGGCTGACGAGCTGGTCGATCCTGACCCGTTGGCGCGGCCTGACAGGCGCCTTCGACGGTCCCTCGCTCAAGTCGGCGCTGCGGCTTGCGGTCCGCGCCAGCGCCCGACCGCGGCAACGAAAGAGCAGAGAGGCGGTGACCGGGGAGATCCTGGCAAAGCTGCTGCAGGCCTGCTCCGGCGAGAGCACTGTCGATCTACGCGATCGGGCACTGCTTCTGACGGCGTTCGCATCCGGCGGCCGGCGCCGGTCGGAAGTGGCGACGCTGCGAGTAGAGGATCTCACAGATGAAGGCCCCGTGCAGGCCGATCCGGCGGATCCTGGCTCCGCGCCCCTCCCCTGCCTGTCGATCCGCCTCGGCCGCACCAAGACGACCACGAACGATGATGACGATCAGGTATTTCTGATCGGTAGGCCCGTGCAAGCTTTGAAAGGGTGGTTGGAGCAGGCCGGCATCAAGAACGGTCCTGTCTTTCGGCGCATTGATCAGTGGGGGAACATAGATCGCCGGGCGCTCACGCCGCAGTCGGTCAACCTGATCCTGAAAGGTCGCTGCAGGCAGGCCGGGCTCAACCCGACCCTGTTTTCGGCGCATGGACTGCGATCAGGATATCTGACTGAGGCCGCCAACCGTGGCGTACCGCTGCCGGAAGCCATGCAGCAGTCGCAGCACAAGTCCGTCACCCAGGCGGCGCGCTATTACAACAATGCAGAGCGAAAAAAGGGGCGAGCGGCCCGCGTATTCGTCTAG
- a CDS encoding type II toxin-antitoxin system Phd/YefM family antitoxin, protein MSVTVKVAEAKAHLSELLARVEAGEEVIISRGNDPVARLSRVKKETELTTLIAEVRAARMRAKPVTNDEILDWKREGQKF, encoded by the coding sequence ATGAGCGTCACCGTCAAGGTCGCCGAGGCCAAGGCCCATCTCTCCGAACTACTGGCCCGCGTCGAAGCCGGCGAAGAGGTCATCATATCTCGCGGCAACGATCCGGTCGCCCGGCTCTCGCGCGTTAAGAAGGAAACCGAACTCACGACGCTCATCGCGGAAGTGCGCGCGGCCAGGATGCGGGCAAAACCGGTCACCAACGACGAGATCCTCGACTGGAAACGCGAGGGACAAAAGTTTTGA
- a CDS encoding DUF523 domain-containing protein produces the protein MNPKILVSACLLGERVRYDGSAKPFESDLLRKWQQEGWVVPLCPEVAAGFAIPRPPAEIEAEFGGGDVLFGAARVFENSGRDVTESFLQAARIAVSTATTKGCGYALLTDGSPACGSSFVYAGRYDGARKFGQGVVAAALREIGVAVYAQSEITHLAARLSMDAVR, from the coding sequence ATGAACCCAAAGATCCTCGTCAGTGCCTGTCTGCTTGGTGAACGCGTGCGCTACGATGGCAGCGCAAAGCCGTTCGAAAGCGACCTGCTGCGCAAATGGCAGCAGGAAGGCTGGGTAGTTCCACTTTGTCCCGAGGTCGCGGCCGGTTTCGCCATACCGCGCCCGCCAGCGGAGATCGAGGCAGAATTCGGCGGCGGAGACGTTCTTTTCGGCGCGGCGCGGGTCTTCGAAAACAGCGGCCGCGACGTCACCGAATCCTTTCTCCAAGCCGCGCGGATCGCCGTGTCGACCGCAACGACCAAAGGATGCGGCTACGCACTCCTTACCGATGGAAGCCCGGCATGCGGCTCCTCGTTCGTTTACGCGGGCCGGTACGACGGTGCGCGCAAGTTCGGTCAGGGCGTGGTCGCCGCTGCCCTGCGGGAAATCGGCGTCGCGGTCTATGCCCAGAGCGAGATCACGCATCTCGCCGCCCGCCTGAGCATGGATGCGGTACGATGA
- a CDS encoding RidA family protein encodes MDVDGVPPSPSPISNAVVVGNQCWISGQLSVGDDGAYVPGSTMEEAKRAFAHVFRIAEAAGFSAADIVYVDLAFIDLADVKDINRLYAELFPEGQRPARTIYQAAKLPFGGRIKVQAIAAR; translated from the coding sequence GTGGACGTTGACGGCGTCCCGCCGTCGCCGTCCCCCATCAGCAACGCAGTCGTTGTCGGCAATCAATGCTGGATCAGTGGCCAGCTGTCCGTCGGCGACGACGGTGCCTATGTTCCCGGCAGTACGATGGAAGAGGCCAAGCGTGCTTTTGCACATGTATTCCGGATTGCCGAAGCTGCCGGCTTCAGCGCTGCCGACATCGTCTATGTCGATTTGGCATTCATAGATCTGGCCGACGTAAAGGACATCAACCGCCTTTACGCGGAGCTGTTCCCTGAAGGACAACGGCCGGCACGGACCATCTATCAGGCCGCCAAGCTCCCCTTCGGTGGCCGCATCAAGGTGCAAGCAATTGCGGCGCGCTGA